The following are encoded together in the Humulus lupulus chromosome 5, drHumLupu1.1, whole genome shotgun sequence genome:
- the LOC133777975 gene encoding S-norcoclaurine synthase 1-like: protein METQELSSVDYGSSLPIESVQELASKNQKEIPSRYLRPEAELDPVSVQESRELPVIDMTKLIDDQHPWHHDEVAKLHLACKDWGFFQLTNHKVPEEVIEKMKIDIEEFFKLPLVKKKAYAQQPNSIEGYGQAYNQSEEQELDWGDAFILRTLPVSLRNMRYWPTQPISFRENLDRYSRELKKVALCVFKFMSRNLGLDSQTLASKFENGRQSIRINFFPPCMQANKVMGLTPHSDVTGLTILHQVNDVQGLQIKKNGKWVLVKPVSGAFIVNIGDIIEIMSNGEYKSIEHRVVVNPEKQRLSIAAFHGPHAKDVIGPLPDLVKNSKANYKTIITEDYLKLVFSKRLDGKSQVDCLKVE from the exons ATGGAGACTCAAGAGCTTTCAAGCGTTGACTATGGCAGTTCACTCCCAATTGAAAGTGTTCAAGAACTAGCTTCAAAAAACCAGAAAGAAATCCCGTCTCGCTATCTCCGGCCTGAAGCTGAGCTCGATCCAGTTTCTGTCCAAGAATCACGCGAGCTTCCAGTAATTGATATGACCAAACTGATTGACGATCAACATCCATGGCACCATGATGAAGTGGCAAAACTTCATTTAGCTTGTAAAGACTGGGGATTCTTTCAG TTAACCAATCATAAGGTTCCAGAGGAAGTCATTGAAAAAATGAAGATTGACATAGAAGAATTCTTCAAACTGCCATTAGTGAAGAAAAAAGCTTATGCACAGCAGCCAAATAGTATTGAAGGCTATGGCCAAGCCTATAATCAGTCTGAAGAGCAAGAGCTTGACTGGGGAGACGCATTCATCCTTCGAACTCTTCCTGTCTCCTTGAGAAATATGAGATACTGGCCTACTCAGCCTATTTCTTTTAG AGAAAATCTGGACAGATACTCACGGGAACTGAAGAAAGTTGCACTATGTGTTTTTAAATTCATGTCTAGAAACCTGGGGCTAGATTCACAGACACTTGCTAGTAAGTTCGAGAATGGAAGACAATCCATTAGGATAAATTTCTTCCCACCTTGTATGCAAGCTAACAAAGTTATGGGCCTCACTCCACATTCTGATGTTACTGGATTAACTATACTACACCAAGTAAATGATGTACAAGGTTTGCAGATCAAGAAAAATGGCAAATGGGTGCTGGTGAAACCTGTCTCAGGTGCGTTCATCGTCAACATCGGTGACATCATTGAG ATAATGAGCAATGGGGAGTACAAGAGCATAGAGCACAGAGTTGTTGTGAACCCAGAGAAGCAACGTCTTTCTATTGCTGCATTTCATGGTCCACATGCCAAAGACGTTATTGGCCCTTTACCAGATCTAGTAAAAAATAGTAAGGCTAACTATAAAACTATTATCACAGAGGATTATCTCAAACTTGTGTTCAGTAAAAGGCTTGATGGTAAAAGCCAAGTAGATTGTCTAAAGGTAGAGTAG